In the genome of Microplitis demolitor isolate Queensland-Clemson2020A chromosome 5, iyMicDemo2.1a, whole genome shotgun sequence, the window GTAACTACTCTTCCTTATcaacaaaataacaataataattcaacCAATAGAATTTCCCCACGCGTTGTTGCTGACAGTTCCATTTAAAATGGCCACGCGGTGTGCAATGCAACGAAtagctttttcaattttcataatatttatatcactaacaaatatatcaaaaggtaattacacaattaattatcatctTAAACTCTAGAtctataaaatgaataaataattttaatattaacaactagatgtatatttcaataacctaaaataattttttcagtaactGGTACTCCCTACGTCACGTATAGctctgttttaaaattattaaatgttgattataaaGTAAGATTGCATTCTCACGATGTTAAATACGGCAGTGGAAGTGGACAGCAGTCTGTTACAGCGACAGAACTCGAAACCGATGCTAACTCATATTGGTTTGTCAAGGGTCCAACTAAAATGCCATTTACTAGAGGGtaatttgaatgttttttttaatgctcattttaaattcaatattcatTCGTTACTATGATTTATGAATAGGAAACCAATCAAGTGTGGAGATACCGTAAGATTCGAGCATgtaaacactaaaaaaaatcttcattcCCATTTAATGCGCTCGCCACTGAGTGGTAAACAAGA includes:
- the LOC103577152 gene encoding stromal cell-derived factor 2-like protein 1, which gives rise to MATRCAMQRIAFSIFIIFISLTNISKVTGTPYVTYSSVLKLLNVDYKVRLHSHDVKYGSGSGQQSVTATELETDANSYWFVKGPTKMPFTRGKPIKCGDTVRFEHVNTKKNLHSHLMRSPLSGKQEVSAYGDQKGEGDSGDHWMVVCNSDYWERREPVTLQHIDTQVFLSVSGRSYGSPIAGQMEVVGEHSVHSGYTQWQAMEGLFINPTNMLGSRHDEL